CGCGGCCCAGGCGCAGGATCTCCTGCACCGTCATGCTCGTACGCCCGAGCTCGATGGACACGGGCAGGGTGAGATCGAGCAGGATGCCGATCGGCACTTCGGTGGTGCCCAGCATCGTCTGCTCGAAATCGGTGAGCTGCGGGGCGCGGGCCTGGGGCGGCGCGGCGACCGTCTCTTCCTTGAGCGACGAGATCGGTTGCCCGGCTGCCTTGGCCGCCTGGGCGCTGGCGACGAGAGCGTCGATTTCGGCGGGATTCATGCGGAGGTCCGGGAGTCGGGGGTCGGAGCAGTGGGGAGCGCATCGACGATGCGTACCGCGAGATTGCCGTTCACGCGGCCGGCGTGGCCGATGAAGCGTTCCTGCGTGCCGGCGCGAATGAGCACGCGCGCGTCCTTCGGGATGGCCGTCGGGATGACACTCCCTTCGGTGACCTGCGCGAGATCGCGCATCGACAGCTGAAAGTCGGGAAGACGGGCGATCAACGGCACCTTCGTGGCGCGCAGGGCGGCTTCGCTGCGCTGCCGGGTGAGATCGCGCTCCTGCTCGTTGGTGCTGAGCAACGCGAGTCGCTGTTGACCGCTCGACGTGAAGAACTTGTCGAGCACGGAGAACGGCAGGCAGAGCAACAACAGGCTGCTCACGCTGCCGGTGTTCACTTCCACATTGGCCACGAGCACCGGATCCTCGCGGTTGACCACCTGCAGGATTTCCGGCGACGATTCGAAGCCCGTGATGTTGAGATCCATCGATACATGATCCTGCCAGATCTCCTGCAGGAGTGCCGTGATCTTGTCGGCGACGTTGCGCACCGCCATGCGTTCGATGGGCGTGAGCGCGCGGGTGAGCGCCGATCCCGTGCCTTCACCGCCGAACAGGCGATCGACGATGTACGTGCTGAATTCGGGTCCCACATCGATCACACCCTTCTGTCCGGTGCCGGCGATGTCGAAGATGTAGGACGAACAGGGCATCGGCAGCGAGAGCGTGAACTCGCCGAAGGAGAACTGCTCCACGCTCTGCAGACGGACTTCGATCTGCCCGCGCACGCGGGAGATGAGCCACGCTTCGAGCCCCTTCACGAGGCGCTCGTACATCGCTTCGAGAGTCCGCAGGCGCTCCTTGGAGACGCGATGCGGACGCCGGAAGTCGTACACCTGTACATCGAGACCGACGGCGGCCGTGGGCAGACCACGCGCGGTGCCGCCAAGCAGGCGATCGATGTCGGTTTGACTGAGCGTTTCCGAAGTCATGAGCGTGAGCGGAGTAGGCGAGCGCGCGGGAAAGCGAACCGGGTTACTGGACGACGAACTGCGGGAAGTAGAGCCGCTTCACCGACTGCTTGCCGAAACGCGCGTCGACGGCGGCCTGCAGTTCACTCTTGAACTGGTCGCGCTGCGTGATGTCGGTGAGCTGATCCACCGTCTTCGTGCCCAGGGCGGTGAGCACGATGTCCCGGAGCTCCGCATCGCGGGCCTTGAACTGCTCGAGCGCGGGCGGCTTGCCCGCTTCGATCGCGACCGTGAGCAGGAGGAAACGACTGCCCCCGCTGCCCGCCGGATTGAGCACGAGATTCTCGAGCAGCAGGACTTCTGCCGCTCCACCGCCTTTGGCGCCCTCCCCGCCATGCCCACCCTCCGCGGGGGCTCCATGTTCTCCGCCGGCCTCGCCTTCAGCGGCACTGTCGGCTGCCACCACCGGCGTGGCTTTGCCCATCTTCTTGGCGGCCATGGGACCGAGCACGGCGGCACCGGTGCCACCACCCACGGCAAGTCCAACGGCCACCATCCCGATCAGGAGCGGGAGCTTGGGCTTGGACGGAGCGGCTTCGGCGGCTTGTGGCTGTTCGCTGGACATAAACAGAGGGCGATAGAGTGGAGACGTCGCCCGCAGGAAAAGCAGTCTGTGTGCCACGGAAATCCGTTGCCGGGATTCCGCATGTAAGTGCAAGTGGTGAAACGACTTGCAGAATTTGTTGTTCGATGAGAACGGGCCGTGGAGGCCGGCGGGGGCCCGGCAAATACCGACAGTGTCCGCAATTTCCGGCAGAAAGTGCCGGGACATTCGATGTGCGCGATGGACGCGCCGTACGTCGCCTGCCGGCCGGAAACACCGCCCCATGCCGGGGCGGCGTCCGGTCAGCCAGTCAGATCATTACCGCTTGATGGTCATCAGTTCCTGCAGCATTTCATCCGAGGTGCTGACCACCTTGCCGTTGGCCTGGAAGCCGCGCTGGGCCACGATCATGTTCGTGAACTCCTGCGCCAGGTCGACGTTGGACATTTCCAGCGCACCCGAGGTGAGCTGCGACTGCGACCCTTCCAGGGCGAAGCCCAGCACGGCGCCGCCGGAGTTGGCCGACTCCTGGTACATGTTGTCGCCGATGCGCAGCAGACCGCTCGGGTTGTTGAAGTCGGCGAGTACGATGCGGGCGAGCGGCGACGTGGTGCCGTTCGTGAAGAACCCCGTGATCAGGCCGAAGCGGTCGATCGAGAAGTTCTGCAGTGTGCCGGCCGTATACCCGTTCTGGTCGCGCAGCACGGCCGTCGAGGCCGTCGAGGCGAACTGCGTCAGGCCGTTCACCCCACCACCCAGCACCAGGTCGATGCGCACCGGATTGGCGCCGGGCACGGCGAAGTTCAGCGTGGCACTGATGTTGGTGTTGAGCAGGCCCGCGTTGTCGAACGTGAACGTGCCGCTGTTCTCGCTCGTGGTGGCCGTGTCGGGGCTCATGAAGTAGCCGATCTTGATCTGCGAATTGATCGGCATATTGGCGGTGAACTGCACCGCCGGCGGCGGACCCGCGGAGAACGAGTAGTCGCCCGGGTTGTTGTATTCCACGCCGGTGGCGCTGTACACGCGGACATTGTCCGGCAGAATCTCGTAGCCCGAGGGCGGGGTGGGCAGCGGA
The sequence above is drawn from the Gemmatimonas aurantiaca genome and encodes:
- the fliN gene encoding flagellar motor switch protein FliN — encoded protein: MNPAEIDALVASAQAAKAAGQPISSLKEETVAAPPQARAPQLTDFEQTMLGTTEVPIGILLDLTLPVSIELGRTSMTVQEILRLGRGSVIQLDRLAGEPIDIYVGDRRFAEGEVVVLGEHFGVRITRVLANPAAAGAANAA
- a CDS encoding flagellar basal body-associated FliL family protein; the encoded protein is MSSEQPQAAEAAPSKPKLPLLIGMVAVGLAVGGGTGAAVLGPMAAKKMGKATPVVAADSAAEGEAGGEHGAPAEGGHGGEGAKGGGAAEVLLLENLVLNPAGSGGSRFLLLTVAIEAGKPPALEQFKARDAELRDIVLTALGTKTVDQLTDITQRDQFKSELQAAVDARFGKQSVKRLYFPQFVVQ
- a CDS encoding FliM/FliN family flagellar motor switch protein; translated protein: MTSETLSQTDIDRLLGGTARGLPTAAVGLDVQVYDFRRPHRVSKERLRTLEAMYERLVKGLEAWLISRVRGQIEVRLQSVEQFSFGEFTLSLPMPCSSYIFDIAGTGQKGVIDVGPEFSTYIVDRLFGGEGTGSALTRALTPIERMAVRNVADKITALLQEIWQDHVSMDLNITGFESSPEILQVVNREDPVLVANVEVNTGSVSSLLLLCLPFSVLDKFFTSSGQQRLALLSTNEQERDLTRQRSEAALRATKVPLIARLPDFQLSMRDLAQVTEGSVIPTAIPKDARVLIRAGTQERFIGHAGRVNGNLAVRIVDALPTAPTPDSRTSA